TTAAGTGGTGTTTTATTTGAATGCTGTTAATTATTAATCTGtaattaaaacatatttaatatCCATCCATGTGCAGGTTGGGGTGACCAGTTGATCTGGGCTCAGACCTATGAGGAGGGCTTGTACTGGTCCAGGTCaaggtgagagaaaaaaaaaaaaactaatatggATGCTGGAAAAATACAGTGTTAGACTAGTCTCAGAATGTGCTGTGTGCTTGAAGGTTGTGTCATGGTGACATCTCTCCAGATGGTTAACCCACACAGTGTCTGGTCTTCTTGGGCTTATCTGTCCTTCCTTTTTGCTTGGAGGCGCTAATGTTTCCTCATGACCCTGAAGATATCCGTAAATGTTCCCTCAGTGTTTCAATATTTTGTCTTGCCATGGGGCCATGGTCTGGGACAACTAAACtgacttgataaagcactttgtgactctgtctgtgaaaagtgctctataaataaaatttacttacttacttaaacaAAATGTAGAACAACAAGATGCCTCCATGCCACCTGGAGACTGCCTCTGCCAAAGGAGGAGGGCATGAACTTTGTTACCAGACACAAAACACTGTTTAGAAACATGAACCAATGAGTGTAACATTCTTTACTCTCTACAAGAATCTATACTTCCTTGTGTTGGTCAGTTAACTGCTGCTGCATCCTGCTTTATGTACTTAACTACTTGTTGCACACAAAATCTCTTAATTCCAGAATCCAGCAACTCTGTCTCAtatctcagaatttttctatTAATGGACAATGAGATGCATTGACATGGATTCAGTGGACTTCAACCTGATTTGTGTTTTCAGGAACAAGCCTCTGATGGTTCTTTTCCACCTAGAGGACTGCCCACACAGCAAAGGTAAATCGCACTATTGAAATGACAAATCTAACTGCTGTTATGTGAGTGATTAGGTTTACTCATGCCTGAAAAGATCTGTTGAATTAAGTTGAACCTGTTTGAAGAGCAATCAGTTTGTTTGCTCATGTTATGTGACGTCACCTCTTACATCCTGGTGGTGCATGAGGACGGAACATGAGCCACTGATTTCAGCGACAGATTAAAAACCTGTTTCTCTTTCAGCACTGAAGAAAGTCTTCTCTGAGAGCGACGAGCTCCAGAAGGTTCTGGATGAGGACTTCATCGTCCTCAATCTGGTGGTAAGTCACATTTCACACCTCAGATACATTTCTGCATTAATTGTGGCacatagtaaaaacaaaaaaaccctggacTTAACATATTCATAGACATTAATGGATCAACTTTTATGTACATAACCTTCAAGACTAAgaactttttgtgtttttcctcaaCAGTATGAAACCACAGACAAGCATCTTTCTCCTGATGGCCAGTATGTCCCGAGAATCATTTTTGTTGGTAAGAACTTCTTTCCTGTAGCCTTTTAATATATTCGTTACACATTTATAATGTTTTTCATTGTGCTATTGTGCTATTAATTTAACACTTTGTTTCCTAATAGACCTACATGCTTTTTTAGTATATACTGTCCATAAACACTTTTCACCTTAACTAGTGCATAACATACATAAATAGATCTGTCATCTGGTTTCTGTTGTACCAGTGTATTgggttttatagatattattaTGCATAAGGTTTTATTTTCCTTCTGCAGAATAATAAAGAGTATTAGGTGCTATTGTCATGCATGTGTTTtagaaattaaatcaaatcaaattgcaCAGTGATGAATATAGCCATAAATTAACCTTTCCTTTAAAGTCATAAAGTCAACAGATAGTCATATATTAGTTATATAGTAATAAATATTGCAACACATAGCCCAAATTTGCTAACATTAGTTAAAATTGGCCAATACAAACTGCTGCTCATACCAGAACACATATCTTAGCTCCTAAAGCACTAAGTTTGGTAACATTTTTGCAGTTCAACTGTATCAGTTTGGCTTTTGAACATCATATTGTATCACTTTAAAATGTCTGAGGATTTTAAAAGTTCACAATGTAAgatttgtatttgtgtatgtgctaACGTAAAGATTATGTCGGTGTGGTTCCATTAGACTATGACAGTATCTATGTCCTACACCCATACCAGCCACAATATATTGACTTCTACTTCGAGGTTCTGGGGTGAATTCTTAAATTCTTCATTCTCTCTCCTTCACCACAGCTGCAATATTGTGCAACATTAAATAGTATGAGCGTAGAAATGCAGTTAAATTCAACAGATGTTCAGCCCccacacaaaacagactccacaTCTAACACAGAGAACCTTTATGTTCTTAGTTCACCAACAGAGTACAGCTTTAAAACTCACAGGAACAAGCTCCAGGTGGTTAGAAGGTAGCAGATACCGAACATTTATTTGCTTAGGAACACACCATGTGGGCCTATTGTGCACGATAACATGCAAAATATTTAGCCATGTAGCAACAGTAGCTGCACTATGTCTGAACTATATTTGCCAGTTTCCTGAATGAGTCCTCTCTCCGCAGACCCCTCAATGACTGTGAGAGCCGACATCACAGGTCGCTACTCCAACCGGATGTATGCCTACGAACCCAATGACCTCAAACTCTGTAAGCTCTGCAGCTGACATTCGCAGATTTCTGTACATTGTCATGAGATAGAAGTGAGTTACATGTAAGTGTTTTCTCCCTCAGTGATGACCAACATCGAGAAGGCCAAGAAGTTCCTCAAGTCTGAGCTGTGAACACGAGGGCGAGACATGCGTTCTCTGTCACACCCCGGTCCTGGTTCCAGTAGAGCGCTGTCACTACAGTTTACACACAGAAAACTAAGCACTGGAAAGTTTCCACTGTTCACCTTCGCTTGAACTCTTTCCTCTTTGTATTCTCCTACTGtttctcagttttgtttttattactgtatTCCTGAATGACTTTTGAATAAATATtaaactgtatataaaaaaatggTTGCTCTTTAATGTGTCTGAGGGTTAcaaaactggcttagagtctggtttcgaccaatttgatatgtaaagtgtcatgagataacttgttATGATTggcactataaaaataaaatttgattgattgattgaaaacagACATTCATACCAAGAACTTCAAGAAAATGTTACTGAAAGAGTTAAACTTTTGAGACTTCCTGGAATGACTACTGAGCAGTCAGCCTGCATTCTGCAACTGGTTTGTCAAGATTAATGAAAGCAGTTAGCTATCATCGATTCCATCACACGAGCAATTCACATTCAGATCAGGTGTTTATTTAGGAGAAGAGGTGTGTTTTTCTGAAACCTGTTATTTATGTAAATGActgcaaacaacacaaacataaatgacatgaaaacactgcttttatagaacagaacacaatgcaATAAGTTGTTGTGGATTATCTCgtaatgtttttttcagtatatatatatatataatttaagaTTGTCTAAAAATATTGAATGTTCATACATGAGCTTTTCAGAAATATCAGCTGCATTTCATTGTCTAGATCAAAATATGGAACTACAGCAAAATTATAACAGCTGTGTCTTCATCGATCTTAATGTGGTCCATGGAATTGTTTTTATAATTAGCTGAGAAAAACACATAACAATGCTGTGATAAATGTTTTTTGCGTATCATTAGCCTCTTAGTGTAATGGCCTAAGTCATagttttggccaaattgtaataTCTGAGTAACTTTacactcctaacactgctgcttcatttggcATCATTGGCTACATCCTGAAAAAAA
This DNA window, taken from Sphaeramia orbicularis chromosome 11, fSphaOr1.1, whole genome shotgun sequence, encodes the following:
- the agr2 gene encoding anterior gradient protein 2 homolog; translated protein: MTQVALWVLMVLVTVSSTFGKYYPKTGKRIPQTLSRGWGDQLIWAQTYEEGLYWSRSRNKPLMVLFHLEDCPHSKALKKVFSESDELQKVLDEDFIVLNLVYETTDKHLSPDGQYVPRIIFVDPSMTVRADITGRYSNRMYAYEPNDLKLLMTNIEKAKKFLKSEL